A stretch of the Candidatus Nealsonbacteria bacterium genome encodes the following:
- the guaB gene encoding IMP dehydrogenase: MALTYDDVRLKTGYSEIMPDEVSLETSFSKNTPLKIPVVSAAMDTVTEQEMGIAMALLGGIGVIHKNMSPVEQAKKVTRVKYYLNGFIDKPICVNQDTSIGEILKMKEEKKFSFNTFPVIDKSGRVVGILSKNDFDFCRSLSDTAKEVMSKGVIAAPKGTKIKEAYEIMIAKKKKVLPIIDRGGVIMGMYVFKDVSRIMMKNPAGYNTDKSGQLFAAAAIGVNDFERLNLLVNNKVNVVVIDTAHADTKSVVTTLKKIKKDYDVDVVVGNVSEPESVERIAKAGADGIKVGQGPGSICTTRIIAGIGSPQVSAIYKCSKVADKYGIPVCADGGLRYSGDISIAIGAGASSVMMGGMISGTKEAPGSVIFRDGRQWKVYRGMGSIGAMEEHRGSRERYSQIATGKKELVAEGVEGLKLYKGELADVMFQYVNGLRRGMGYVGAKNIAELREKANFVRVSSSGKSESHPHDIMITREPPNYSVNS, translated from the coding sequence ATGGCATTGACCTATGATGATGTTCGTCTTAAAACGGGCTATTCTGAAATTATGCCTGATGAGGTTTCACTTGAGACCTCTTTTTCTAAAAACACACCGCTTAAAATACCTGTGGTCAGTGCGGCTATGGATACAGTTACTGAACAAGAAATGGGAATAGCAATGGCATTGCTTGGAGGGATAGGCGTTATTCATAAGAACATGAGCCCTGTGGAACAAGCAAAAAAAGTCACCAGAGTTAAATATTATCTTAATGGCTTTATTGATAAACCGATATGTGTAAATCAAGACACAAGCATTGGAGAGATACTTAAGATGAAGGAAGAAAAAAAGTTTTCTTTTAATACGTTCCCAGTAATTGATAAAAGCGGTAGAGTTGTTGGAATATTAAGTAAAAACGATTTTGATTTTTGTAGATCTCTTTCAGATACTGCGAAAGAAGTGATGTCAAAAGGTGTAATAGCCGCACCCAAGGGGACAAAGATAAAAGAGGCCTATGAAATCATGATTGCAAAGAAGAAGAAGGTTCTACCAATTATTGATAGAGGAGGAGTGATAATGGGGATGTATGTTTTTAAAGATGTATCAAGGATTATGATGAAAAATCCAGCTGGATACAATACCGATAAATCGGGCCAGCTTTTTGCTGCTGCAGCTATAGGAGTAAATGACTTTGAGAGACTTAATCTTTTGGTTAATAATAAAGTTAATGTTGTTGTTATAGATACTGCTCATGCTGATACTAAATCAGTGGTTACAACATTAAAGAAAATTAAGAAAGACTATGATGTTGATGTGGTTGTTGGAAATGTTTCAGAACCTGAATCAGTTGAAAGGATTGCTAAAGCAGGAGCAGACGGTATTAAGGTGGGCCAAGGACCAGGGTCAATTTGCACTACAAGGATAATAGCTGGAATAGGTTCTCCGCAAGTAAGTGCTATTTATAAATGTTCTAAGGTTGCTGATAAGTATGGGATTCCAGTTTGTGCTGACGGAGGTCTCAGATATTCTGGTGATATATCAATAGCAATAGGAGCAGGAGCTTCATCAGTTATGATGGGAGGGATGATCTCAGGAACTAAAGAAGCTCCAGGTTCAGTTATATTTAGAGATGGGCGACAGTGGAAGGTTTATCGTGGAATGGGATCTATTGGTGCCATGGAAGAACATAGAGGATCAAGAGAAAGATATAGTCAGATCGCAACAGGGAAAAAGGAATTGGTAGCTGAAGGAGTTGAAGGACTTAAACTTTACAAAGGAGAGTTGGCTGACGTTATGTTTCAATATGTTAATGGATTAAGAAGGGGAATGGGATATGTTGGAGCAAAAAATATAGCTGAATTAAGGGAAAAAGCTAATTTTGTCAGGGTTAGTAGTTCTGGTAAGTCAGAATCTCATCCGCATGATATTATGATAACAAGAGAGCCTCCTAATTATTCAGTTAATAGCTAA
- a CDS encoding L,D-transpeptidase family protein gives MKKESIYKVIIAFLFLALVIISVYTFSLQEKQNPVFYYVPPERSFIYSSEEFSEFGFEEYIKEKITTEKEKLINDRRSFIYVNLKEMKLTLYEEGVINESFEVKAKGKVGSFWETPPGVYFVGEKLAIHFSTIAEVWMPYGIQFYGNFFIHGWPFDRAGRALSSGSSGGCVRLQTVDAKVVYQFAERGMPVLIFEEKLIPPLPALVGDKEINPFIDIESESLLVADLDTGEMILTKDIESEIYAGPISLGMMALTGSEMVSLGRRITARDWMISGIGENIIVPGRSYQGHQLISAMISQSSQEAALVFSRFLTPDAFVDAMNIKAQSIGMSGTRFVDVTGRSKENRTTLIDSAKMLRYIHQYRGFIIQNDAVIKGPGEGGTGSYFAIYKMEKSDGVNRNIIISFANSSNPKEDLENILLWLDDNIGLKK, from the coding sequence ATGAAAAAAGAATCTATATATAAAGTAATTATCGCATTTCTTTTCTTAGCTCTAGTAATCATTTCTGTTTATACCTTTTCTCTTCAAGAGAAACAGAATCCGGTTTTTTATTACGTCCCACCAGAAAGATCTTTTATTTATAGCTCAGAAGAATTTTCAGAGTTTGGATTTGAAGAATACATTAAAGAAAAGATAACTACAGAAAAAGAAAAGTTAATAAATGACAGAAGAAGCTTTATTTACGTAAATCTTAAAGAAATGAAACTTACCCTATATGAAGAAGGGGTAATAAATGAATCTTTTGAAGTTAAAGCAAAGGGAAAGGTTGGAAGTTTTTGGGAGACACCCCCTGGAGTTTATTTCGTAGGAGAAAAACTAGCTATCCATTTTTCTACAATTGCTGAGGTTTGGATGCCTTATGGTATTCAATTTTATGGGAATTTTTTTATTCATGGATGGCCCTTTGATAGAGCAGGAAGAGCACTTTCATCAGGATCATCCGGTGGTTGTGTGAGATTACAAACTGTAGATGCTAAAGTTGTTTATCAGTTTGCTGAAAGGGGAATGCCAGTTTTAATTTTTGAAGAAAAATTAATTCCTCCACTGCCTGCCTTAGTTGGTGACAAAGAAATAAATCCATTTATAGATATTGAAAGTGAGTCTTTATTGGTGGCTGACCTTGATACTGGGGAAATGATTTTAACTAAAGACATTGAATCAGAGATATATGCTGGACCAATTTCTTTGGGAATGATGGCATTAACTGGTAGTGAAATGGTTTCCTTGGGAAGAAGAATCACTGCTAGAGACTGGATGATTAGCGGAATTGGAGAGAATATAATAGTTCCCGGAAGGTCTTATCAGGGACATCAGCTTATCAGTGCCATGATCTCGCAGTCCTCTCAAGAAGCGGCTTTAGTTTTTAGTCGTTTTTTGACTCCGGATGCTTTTGTTGATGCCATGAATATTAAAGCACAATCAATTGGAATGAGTGGTACTCGTTTTGTAGATGTAACCGGCCGTTCTAAAGAGAATAGAACAACTCTTATAGATTCTGCCAAGATGTTGCGCTATATTCATCAATATCGAGGTTTTATTATTCAAAATGATGCAGTAATTAAAGGCCCAGGAGAAGGGGGAACAGGGTCATATTTTGCAATTTATAAGATGGAAAAATCAGATGGTGTGAATAGAAATATTATCATCTCCTTTGCCAATTCTTCCAATCCTAAAGAGGACTTAGAGAATATTTTATTATGGCTTGATGATAATATAGGATTAAAAAAATAA
- a CDS encoding peptidylprolyl isomerase has protein sequence MDYLITIKTNMGDIQFKTYANDAPNTVENFVTLARKGFYDGVIFHRVIDGFMIQGGDPTGTGRGGPGYSFNDEIDPSSKIYQNGYRKGVVAMANAGPNTQGSQFFIMVADYSLPPAYTIFGQVVSGQEVADAISKVERDRFDRPNQDIVIKSISILEKEK, from the coding sequence ATGGACTATTTAATTACCATAAAAACTAATATGGGAGACATCCAGTTTAAGACCTATGCTAATGATGCTCCAAATACCGTTGAAAACTTTGTTACACTTGCAAGAAAAGGATTCTACGATGGTGTTATATTCCACCGAGTTATAGATGGGTTTATGATTCAAGGCGGTGATCCTACTGGAACTGGAAGAGGAGGCCCGGGATATAGCTTTAATGATGAAATAGATCCAAGTTCAAAAATATATCAAAATGGATATAGAAAGGGTGTTGTAGCAATGGCGAATGCGGGGCCAAACACTCAGGGAAGTCAATTCTTTATTATGGTAGCTGATTATTCACTTCCACCAGCTTATACTATTTTTGGACAAGTGGTATCCGGACAAGAAGTAGCTGACGCAATATCAAAGGTAGAAAGAGATAGATTTGATAGACCTAATCAAGACATAGTAATTAAAAGCATCTCTATACTAGAGAAAGAGAAATAA
- the ddlA gene encoding D-alanine--D-alanine ligase, protein MGRINVGILFGGKSPEHEVSLRSARNIFKAIDRDKYNPVLIPIDKSGRWFIDPNLVSFFEGEEELKSLDQTGESVILAPQSDGILRNIRGEDEVKLDVIFPVLHGPFGEDGTVQGLLKLANLPFVGPSVLGSAVGMDKDIMKRLLRDAGLPIGKFIVFKSEENILEYEEVENKLGSPFFVKPANMGSSVGVSKVSNKEEYLKAIQYAFDYDLKIIIEEFIEGREIECSVLGNEDPIASIPGEVIPTHDFYSYEAKYTDDSGAVLEIPAKLSDEETKEIQEVSIKTFKVLSCEGLGRVDSFLKKDGSIFINEINTIPGFTSISMYPKLFEESGIKYKDLIDKLIQLAIERFKKENKLKTSYSD, encoded by the coding sequence ATGGGAAGAATAAATGTCGGAATATTATTTGGAGGTAAATCACCTGAACATGAAGTTTCTTTACGTTCGGCAAGAAACATTTTTAAAGCCATAGATCGAGATAAATATAATCCGGTCCTGATTCCTATTGATAAATCAGGCAGATGGTTCATTGACCCTAATTTAGTTTCCTTCTTTGAGGGAGAAGAAGAATTGAAGAGCTTGGATCAGACTGGTGAATCAGTAATACTTGCCCCTCAAAGTGATGGGATACTTAGAAATATTAGGGGAGAGGATGAAGTCAAATTAGATGTTATTTTTCCAGTTTTACACGGTCCCTTTGGAGAAGATGGAACGGTTCAAGGACTTTTAAAATTAGCCAATCTTCCTTTTGTTGGACCGAGTGTGTTAGGCTCTGCGGTTGGAATGGATAAAGATATTATGAAGCGTTTATTGCGCGATGCCGGACTTCCTATCGGTAAATTTATTGTTTTTAAATCCGAGGAAAACATTTTAGAATACGAAGAAGTTGAAAATAAATTGGGATCCCCATTTTTCGTTAAACCAGCAAATATGGGGTCATCAGTTGGAGTGAGTAAGGTTAGTAATAAGGAGGAATATTTAAAGGCTATTCAATATGCCTTTGATTATGATCTTAAGATAATAATTGAGGAATTTATTGAAGGAAGAGAAATTGAGTGTTCAGTTTTAGGAAATGAAGATCCAATTGCATCCATTCCTGGAGAAGTAATACCAACTCATGATTTTTATTCATACGAAGCCAAGTATACAGATGATAGCGGAGCAGTTTTAGAGATACCAGCTAAGTTGTCAGATGAGGAAACAAAAGAAATCCAAGAGGTCAGCATTAAAACATTTAAGGTATTATCATGTGAGGGGTTGGGAAGAGTAGATTCTTTTTTAAAAAAAGACGGATCAATATTTATTAATGAGATTAATACTATTCCTGGATTTACAAGTATAAGTATGTATCCGAAATTATTTGAAGAAAGCGGAATTAAATACAAGGATTTAATAGATAAGCTAATTCAATTAGCTATTGAAAGGTTTAAGAAAGAGAATAAATTAAAAACTAGTTATAGTGATTAA
- a CDS encoding ATP-dependent helicase, whose translation MFDFKLDLNPSQYTAVTSKDGPMLVLAGAGSGKTRVIEYRALFLIQEGVKPESILLLTFTRKAAREMLSRSSSRDERCQRINGGTFHSFAYKTLKRNSKFFGFPKSFSVLDESDAEEAVRRCADSLGLIEKGKRFPKKETLKSIISSSINKGVSIAEVLKKQYPYFIQYNEDVEEIRKKYAEYKIDKNYLDYDDLLTYLRILLEDEDMRKKISREYEYIMVDEYQDTNPLQGDITYLLAKDHRNVVVVGDDAQSIYSFRGASHDNIMIFPERFKECKKVALEENYRSTQSILDVANAVLENMENKYSKVLISANKEIGRSPKLQYFKNQYEEADWIARKIRDLRDGGVNLGNQGVLFRSAFISISLQIQLDKMRIPYQVVGGRKFYEMAHVKDFLSHLKVLSNRRDELAWSRILMMLPGVGPKTAENILVNVFQISSFDEIIDHLSSQYRGNKYEKQLERLSFILKKASKDELKVFEQLETIMEYYLVLLKDNYDDWNIRLNDLEVIKEISNRYSSLDTFLADFAIDRPEKGIFDTASSFEDQEPVTLTTIHSAKGLEWDAVFIMNVAEGVLPISFALNSPEEVAEEQRLFYVALTRARKELYLSFPFEAKRGGNESYYNELSRFIKPLNVSSKIDSNNYKQENESVITVDDGIEPNYNKKSILDRILDSYQK comes from the coding sequence ATGTTTGACTTTAAATTAGACCTTAATCCCTCTCAATATACAGCAGTAACTTCAAAGGATGGACCTATGCTTGTTTTGGCTGGAGCAGGCTCAGGAAAAACACGAGTAATTGAATACCGTGCTCTTTTTTTGATTCAAGAAGGAGTAAAGCCGGAATCAATTCTTTTACTTACCTTTACCAGGAAAGCAGCAAGAGAAATGCTTTCTCGATCATCAAGCCGTGATGAAAGATGCCAGAGAATAAATGGAGGAACCTTTCATTCATTTGCTTATAAAACACTAAAAAGGAATTCTAAATTCTTTGGTTTCCCCAAATCTTTTTCAGTCCTAGATGAAAGCGATGCAGAAGAAGCAGTGCGTAGATGCGCTGATTCATTGGGATTAATTGAGAAAGGGAAAAGATTTCCCAAGAAAGAGACTTTAAAATCAATTATTAGCTCATCGATAAATAAGGGGGTATCAATTGCCGAAGTTTTAAAGAAACAATACCCTTATTTCATCCAATATAATGAAGATGTAGAAGAAATTAGAAAAAAGTATGCCGAATATAAGATAGATAAGAATTACTTAGATTACGATGACCTGCTTACATACCTTAGGATATTGTTGGAAGATGAAGATATGAGAAAAAAAATCTCTCGAGAATATGAATATATCATGGTAGATGAGTATCAAGATACTAATCCATTACAAGGAGACATCACTTATTTATTGGCTAAAGATCATAGAAATGTGGTGGTGGTAGGAGACGATGCTCAAAGTATCTATAGCTTTCGGGGTGCTTCTCATGACAATATAATGATTTTTCCGGAAAGATTTAAAGAATGTAAGAAGGTAGCATTAGAAGAGAATTATCGTAGCACTCAATCAATCCTAGATGTAGCTAATGCGGTTCTTGAAAATATGGAAAACAAATATTCAAAAGTTTTAATTTCAGCCAATAAAGAAATTGGTCGAAGTCCAAAGCTTCAATATTTTAAAAATCAATACGAAGAAGCAGATTGGATAGCAAGAAAGATAAGGGATTTAAGAGATGGGGGAGTTAATTTGGGAAACCAAGGAGTTCTTTTCCGATCAGCCTTCATTTCAATATCATTACAAATTCAGTTAGATAAAATGAGGATTCCCTATCAAGTGGTCGGTGGGCGCAAGTTTTATGAAATGGCCCACGTGAAAGATTTCCTTTCCCACTTAAAAGTTCTCTCAAATCGTAGAGATGAATTAGCTTGGAGTAGAATATTGATGATGCTTCCTGGAGTTGGTCCCAAAACCGCAGAAAATATTTTAGTAAATGTTTTTCAAATATCTTCTTTTGATGAAATCATTGATCATTTATCATCGCAATATAGGGGCAATAAATATGAAAAACAATTAGAGCGATTATCTTTTATATTAAAGAAAGCGTCAAAAGATGAATTAAAAGTATTTGAACAGTTGGAGACCATAATGGAATATTATTTAGTGTTATTGAAGGATAATTATGATGATTGGAATATTCGCTTGAATGATCTTGAGGTGATTAAAGAAATTAGCAATAGATATTCTTCATTAGATACTTTTCTCGCTGATTTTGCCATTGATCGCCCAGAAAAGGGAATTTTTGATACCGCATCATCTTTTGAGGATCAAGAGCCGGTTACCTTAACTACCATTCATTCTGCTAAGGGTCTTGAATGGGATGCAGTGTTTATAATGAACGTAGCGGAAGGAGTTCTGCCCATTAGCTTCGCTCTTAATTCTCCTGAAGAAGTAGCAGAAGAGCAAAGACTATTTTACGTAGCTTTAACGAGGGCAAGGAAAGAATTATACCTATCTTTTCCGTTTGAGGCCAAGAGAGGAGGTAATGAGAGTTACTATAACGAGCTTTCTAGGTTCATTAAGCCCCTTAATGTTTCTTCAAAAATAGATAGTAATAATTATAAACAAGAAAATGAATCTGTTATAACAGTCGATGATGGTATTGAGCCAAATTATAATAAAAAGTCTATCTTGGATCGTATTCTTGATTCTTATCAAAAATAG
- a CDS encoding U32 family peptidase, with protein MNKNKKIELMAPVGNIPMLVAACKAGADAVYFGVNDFTMRAGKRNFKISDLPKIKKICDSYPRKPKMYLVMNTIIYDQELKKLESTIKKVKGKVDAIICWDLAVIEFCKKHKVPFFISTQASIANTLSAKFYKKLGAKRVVLARELNLKQVKEIMKIKGLEVEVFIHGAMCVSVSGRCFTSQFLYNKSANRGECFQPCRRSYFIKEEGLGHELTLEGSKVMSAKDLCVLPFVEELKKIGVHSFKIEGRNRDSRYVDAVVRVYREAIDTKLTKERTIELMKELEGVYNRGFSSGFFLGKPLPSDFSQVDSSASEIEKVFVGKVIKFYPKVGAITIKLVSELQEGDRIIIIGDDIGIKEVVASEMEINNKKVVKGIKSQEIGVKMPFKVARGAEVYKLKKRSS; from the coding sequence ATGAATAAAAATAAAAAAATTGAATTAATGGCTCCGGTTGGAAATATTCCTATGCTGGTAGCAGCTTGTAAAGCGGGAGCTGATGCCGTTTATTTCGGTGTCAATGATTTCACAATGAGAGCTGGTAAAAGGAACTTCAAAATATCTGATTTACCTAAAATTAAAAAGATTTGCGATTCTTATCCCAGAAAGCCAAAAATGTATTTAGTTATGAATACAATAATCTATGATCAAGAATTGAAGAAATTAGAATCAACCATTAAAAAAGTGAAGGGTAAAGTTGATGCAATAATTTGCTGGGATCTTGCAGTTATTGAATTTTGTAAAAAGCATAAAGTTCCATTTTTTATATCAACTCAAGCATCAATTGCAAATACATTATCGGCTAAATTTTATAAAAAACTGGGAGCAAAAAGGGTGGTTCTTGCTAGAGAATTGAATTTAAAGCAAGTAAAAGAGATTATGAAAATAAAAGGACTTGAAGTTGAAGTCTTTATTCATGGTGCGATGTGTGTTTCAGTTTCAGGAAGATGTTTCACCAGTCAGTTTTTGTACAATAAATCTGCCAATAGAGGAGAATGCTTTCAGCCTTGTAGAAGAAGTTATTTTATAAAAGAAGAAGGGCTTGGTCATGAGTTAACATTAGAAGGTAGTAAGGTGATGTCGGCCAAAGATCTTTGTGTTTTACCCTTTGTAGAAGAATTGAAGAAAATAGGAGTTCATTCATTTAAGATTGAAGGAAGGAATAGGGATTCAAGATATGTTGATGCGGTTGTTAGAGTTTACAGAGAGGCAATTGACACTAAACTTACAAAAGAAAGAACCATAGAATTAATGAAGGAGCTAGAAGGTGTTTATAATAGGGGCTTTTCTTCCGGTTTCTTTTTAGGGAAACCACTTCCATCTGATTTCTCTCAAGTCGATAGTTCAGCTTCAGAAATTGAAAAAGTTTTTGTTGGAAAAGTTATTAAATTTTATCCTAAAGTAGGAGCTATAACTATTAAATTAGTTTCTGAATTACAAGAAGGGGATCGAATCATTATAATTGGAGATGATATAGGAATTAAGGAGGTGGTTGCTTCTGAAATGGAGATTAATAACAAGAAAGTAGTAAAAGGGATAAAGAGTCAGGAAATTGGAGTTAAGATGCCTTTTAAAGTAGCTAGAGGTGCGGAGGTATATAAGCTAAAAAAGAGGAGTTCTTGA
- a CDS encoding DUF3467 domain-containing protein, which produces MNNDQKIQIRVPDEVAKALYSNVIEIRHSKEEFCLDFLSVFPPTGVMVSRVVVSPGHLKRMIKALEINLQKYESQFGSIEEAGNLDGPKIGF; this is translated from the coding sequence ATGAATAATGATCAAAAGATTCAAATCAGGGTTCCAGACGAAGTAGCTAAAGCGCTATATTCAAATGTAATAGAAATTAGACATTCAAAGGAAGAGTTTTGCTTGGATTTCTTAAGTGTATTTCCTCCTACCGGAGTCATGGTTTCAAGAGTAGTGGTTAGTCCGGGTCATCTAAAGAGAATGATAAAAGCCCTTGAAATTAATCTTCAAAAATATGAGAGTCAGTTTGGTTCAATAGAAGAAGCGGGTAATTTAGATGGTCCTAAAATAGGATTTTAG